In the genome of Ananas comosus cultivar F153 linkage group 11, ASM154086v1, whole genome shotgun sequence, one region contains:
- the LOC109717755 gene encoding probable galacturonosyltransferase 15 isoform X1: MKVVKGTNRRYPYRSLIPTALLLGILLPFVFIRSAFLALEAGATLCPSISCVQWTRFLWGSDPSLDLMKELRRAYMDETMGGSHIDPANLEAAPESLDDLIVEMGSSSSYEHFDIKMFVLKTKAMLLKMDQKVQTAKLRALYYRRLASIGIPKSMHCLNLRMAEEYSVNAAGRSSLPPPEYASRLTNSLYLHIALITDNVLAAAVAVSSTLKSSANPSKIVFHIVTDKKTYNSMHAWFALHPTFPGILEVKGLHQFDWPPRVNALIMRTVDEIHKSSFNFDVYNGIDKEYRRLEALKPSTLSILNYMKIHLPQLFPKLDRVIVLDDDVVVRKELNGLWDLNLKGNVVGAVGLQESDGFCGERELGDYLNYSNPILSSPSLGIHRNQCAWSWGVNVFDLKAWRRTDITQTYQFWLRKNRESEFMLWQMGSLPPALIAFNGRVHHIEPSWHLSGLGWHKPDPDLIESSAVLHFSGPGKPWLEIGSPELRQIWRAYLNSSDEFLRSCRIVE, from the exons atgaaggtGGTGAAGGGGACGAATCGGAGGTACCCTTACCGCTCGCTTATTCCCACCGCACTCCTGCTGGGGATTCTCTTGCCCTTCGTCTTCATCAGAAGCGCTTTTCTCGCCCTCGAAGCTGGGGCCACTCTTTGCCCATCTATTA GTTGCGTGCAATGGACTCGGTTCTTATGGGGAAGTGATCCGTCTCTG GATCTtatgaaggagttgaggagagCTTACATGGATGAAACAATGGGAGGAAGTCATATAGATCCTGCAAATTTGGAGGCTGCACCTGAATCATTGGATGACCTGATTGTGGAGATGGGGTCCTCATCCTCCTATGAGCATTTCGATATCAAAATGTTTGTGCTGAAGACCAAGGCCATG CTTCTGAAGATGGACCAGAAGGTACAAACAGCTAAACTTCGTGCTCTGTACTACCGAAGATTGGCTTCAATTGGGATCCCGAAAAGCATGCACTGCCTCAACCTTAGAATGGCAGAAGAATACTCTGTGAATGCAGCTGGCAGATCCTCACTTCCGCCGCCCGAGTACGCCTCTCGCCTGACCAATTCCCTGTACCTTCATATTGCCCTCATAACAGACAATGTCCTCGCAGCTGCTGTTGCCGTATCTTCCACCTTGAAAAGTTCTGCAAATCCTAGTAAGATAGTCTTCCACATTGTCACAGACAAGAAGACCTACAACTCGATGCACGCGTGGTTCGCCCTTCACCCGACCTTTCCTGGCATTTTGGAGGTCAAGGGCCTTCACCAGTTCGATTGGCCCCCACGCGTGAATGCATTGATCATGAGAACTGTAGATGAGATTCATAAGAGCTCATTCAATTTTGATGTCTACAATGGAATTGATAAAGAGTATAGAAGACTGGAAGCTTTAAAACCAAGCACACTTTCAATCTTGAATTATATGAAGATCCATCTCCCACAG CTATTTCCAAAGCTTGATCGAGTGATCGTCCTTGATGATGATGTTGTCGTGCGAAAAGAATTGAATGGGCTGTGGGATCTAAATCTCAAAGGGAATGTCGTTGGCGCAGTTGGCCTACAAGAGAGTGATGGTTTTTGCGGTGAGAGGGAACTTGGTGACTACTTGAACTACTCAAATCCTATTTTATCATCGCCATCATTAGGTATACATAGAAACCAATGTGCATGGTCATGGGGTGTGAATGTCTTCGATCTCAAAGCGTGGAGAAGGACTGACATTACACAAACCTATCAGTTCTGGCTCAGAAAA AACCGTGAATCAGAATTTATGCTGTGGCAAATGGGATCTCTACCACCTGCGTTAATCGCTTTCAATGGCCGCGTGCATCATATTGAACCTTCTTGGCATTTGTCCGGGTTAGGGTGGCATAAACCAGACCCTGATCTCATAGAATCCTCTGCAGTCCTACACTTTAGCGGGCCAGGGAAGCCGTGGCTTGAGATCGGAAGTCCGGAGCTACGCCAAATATGGCGAGCCTACCTTAACAGCTCCGACGAGTTCCTAAGAAGCTGTAGAATTGTGGAATGA
- the LOC109717739 gene encoding uncharacterized protein LOC109717739, with translation MEEFAEADVLWPDRVGDDEDRIVDVAPTQPHEARRTASAPIAVFPSKERSDSVAASFSEAFTCHVIGFGRDEGEDGEESTVPPHIVVSRRFSDKVACSVCTGNGRTLKGRDLFRFRNCVLRMTGFIER, from the coding sequence ATGGAAGAGTTCGCGGAGGCCGACGTTTTGTGGCCCGACCGTGTCGGCGACGACGAAGATCGCATCGTCGACGTTGCACCGACGCAGCCGCACGAAGCTCGACGCACCGCATCGGCCCCCATCGCAGTATTTCCTTCCAAAGAACGTAGCGATTCAGTCGCTGCGTCATTTTCTGAGGCCTTTACTTGCCATGTAATCGGTTTCGGTAGAGACGAGGGTGAAGACGGAGAAGAGTCGACGGTCCCGCCGCACATTGTCGTCTCGCGGAGGTTCTCCGATAAGGTCGCGTGCTCGGTGTGCACCGGAAATGGGAGGACGCTCAAGGGGCGCGACCTCTTTCGGTTTAGGAATTGTGTTCTTCGGATGACCGGATTCATTGAGAGATAG
- the LOC109717755 gene encoding probable galacturonosyltransferase 15 isoform X2: MKVVKGTNRRYPYRSLIPTALLLGILLPFVFIRSAFLALEAGATLCPSISCVQWTRFLWGSDPSLDLMKELRRAYMDETMGGSHIDPANLEAAPESLDDLIVEMGSSSSYEHFDIKMFVLKTKAMLLKMDQKVQTAKLRALYYRRLASIGIPKSMHCLNLRMAEEYSVNAAGRSSLPPPEYASRLTNSLYLHIALITDNVLAAAVAVSSTLKSSANPSKIVFHIVTDKKTYNSMHAWFALHPTFPGILEVKGLHQFDWPPRVNALIMRTVDEIHKSSFNFDVYNGIDKEYRRLEALKPSTLSILNYMKIHLPQLFPKLDRVIVLDDDVVVRKELNGLWDLNLKGNVVGAVGLQESDGFCGERELGDYLNYSNPILSSPSLGIHRNQCAWSWGVNVFDLKAWRRTDITQTYQFWLRKAKP; encoded by the exons atgaaggtGGTGAAGGGGACGAATCGGAGGTACCCTTACCGCTCGCTTATTCCCACCGCACTCCTGCTGGGGATTCTCTTGCCCTTCGTCTTCATCAGAAGCGCTTTTCTCGCCCTCGAAGCTGGGGCCACTCTTTGCCCATCTATTA GTTGCGTGCAATGGACTCGGTTCTTATGGGGAAGTGATCCGTCTCTG GATCTtatgaaggagttgaggagagCTTACATGGATGAAACAATGGGAGGAAGTCATATAGATCCTGCAAATTTGGAGGCTGCACCTGAATCATTGGATGACCTGATTGTGGAGATGGGGTCCTCATCCTCCTATGAGCATTTCGATATCAAAATGTTTGTGCTGAAGACCAAGGCCATG CTTCTGAAGATGGACCAGAAGGTACAAACAGCTAAACTTCGTGCTCTGTACTACCGAAGATTGGCTTCAATTGGGATCCCGAAAAGCATGCACTGCCTCAACCTTAGAATGGCAGAAGAATACTCTGTGAATGCAGCTGGCAGATCCTCACTTCCGCCGCCCGAGTACGCCTCTCGCCTGACCAATTCCCTGTACCTTCATATTGCCCTCATAACAGACAATGTCCTCGCAGCTGCTGTTGCCGTATCTTCCACCTTGAAAAGTTCTGCAAATCCTAGTAAGATAGTCTTCCACATTGTCACAGACAAGAAGACCTACAACTCGATGCACGCGTGGTTCGCCCTTCACCCGACCTTTCCTGGCATTTTGGAGGTCAAGGGCCTTCACCAGTTCGATTGGCCCCCACGCGTGAATGCATTGATCATGAGAACTGTAGATGAGATTCATAAGAGCTCATTCAATTTTGATGTCTACAATGGAATTGATAAAGAGTATAGAAGACTGGAAGCTTTAAAACCAAGCACACTTTCAATCTTGAATTATATGAAGATCCATCTCCCACAG CTATTTCCAAAGCTTGATCGAGTGATCGTCCTTGATGATGATGTTGTCGTGCGAAAAGAATTGAATGGGCTGTGGGATCTAAATCTCAAAGGGAATGTCGTTGGCGCAGTTGGCCTACAAGAGAGTGATGGTTTTTGCGGTGAGAGGGAACTTGGTGACTACTTGAACTACTCAAATCCTATTTTATCATCGCCATCATTAGGTATACATAGAAACCAATGTGCATGGTCATGGGGTGTGAATGTCTTCGATCTCAAAGCGTGGAGAAGGACTGACATTACACAAACCTATCAGTTCTGGCTCAGAAAAGCAA AACCGTGA
- the LOC109717361 gene encoding proton pump-interactor 1-like — protein MGMEILGADITSGPVKMVGEEKLSSEIENKAKTNLGQEEETTNVGTVDGSNGANGEFKDKDSASHFPKDAVDEWPAPKQIHSFYLIKFRSYEDPKMKLKLEQADKEIQKKNQARYQITEALKAKRSERAGVVAQLRPLTSENKQYNEAMNEKMKEMEPLQTALGKLRNANNAVREKGIGLCSSEEELNDLIKSIHYRISHESITLDEEKQLLREIKQLEATRGKVISQAAMRAKLQDSLGHKEAIQDQVKLVGADMDAVKKERQAVRGKIKPLEEQLKAIDAEISSLQDELTSVSEKKDKAFENLNELRKARDAANSCYFQNRSLLNNAKELAAKKDIAALETLAHSEVEKFMLQWSNDKEFREDYERRILPSLDSRQLSRDGRMRNPDEKPIIAQETRQSTEAEVAPIKSTAKQTKEAAGPISRADSASTEKLRDKEIAKVTEVDSKEKKGNLEDTVKSHDAEKTQKELPKKPEIDAETLKQMKRDEQIAKNKLALERKKKLAEKSAAQAAAKAQKEVEKRQKEKEKRARKKAAAQAPGVSDELIETEEKNTEEAEAKPEVETLAPAKAKELKETVRYKNIQKNQSQLPKVILKRKKSHQSYWKWVAPAAALALVLAIFAYLYLSRVN, from the exons ATGGGTATGGAGATTCTCGGAGCTGATATTACATCAGGACCGGTCAAAATGGTTGGAGAGGAGAAACTTTCAAGTGAGATTGAAAATAAGGCTAAAACAAATCTGGGGCAGGAAGAAGAGACTACAAACGTTGGTACAGTTGACGGCTCAAATGGAGCAAATGGGGAGTTTAAGGACAAGGATAGTGCATCTCATTTCCCAAAGGATGCTGTTGATGAGTGGCCTGCACCTAAGCAAATCCATAGCTTTTATCTTATCAAATTTCGGTCTTATGAAGACCCTAAGATGAAGCTCAAACTTGAACAAGCCGACAAAGAGATTCAGAAGAAGAACCAAGCTCGTTACCAGATAACTGAAGCCTTAAAGGCAAAGAGG TCTGAACGAGCTGGTGTTGTTGCCCAGCTCAGGCCTTTGACTTCAGAGAACAAGCAATACAACGAAGCTATGAATGAGAAAATGAAGGAAATGGAGCCTCTCCAGACTGCCTTAGGCAAGCTCCGTAATGCAAATAATGCAGTGAGAGAGAAGGGCATAGGTTTGTGCTCTTCAGAGGAAGAACTTAATGATCTG ATTAAGAGCATACATTATCGTATCAGTCACGAGAGCATAACCTTAGATGAGGAGAAACAGCTGCTGCGTGAAATTAAACAGCTTGAAGCAACAAGAGGAAAGGTGATCTCTCAAGCTGCTATGAGAGCTAAGCTGCAGGATTCGTTGGGTCACAAAGAAGCTATCCAAGACCAGGTTAAA CTTGTAGGTGCCGACATGGATGCTGTCAAAAAGGAGAGACAAGCAGTGAGGGGAAAAATTAAGCCTCTGGAGGAGCAACTAAAGGCCATTGACGCGGAGATCAGTTCTCTACAAGATGAACTGACTTCTGTGAGTGAAAAGAAGGACAAGGCATTTGAGAACCTAAATGAGCTGAGAAAAGCACGTGATGCAGCT AATTCATGCTACTTCCAAAACCGTTCACTCTTGAATAATGCCAAGGAACTCGCTGCAAAGAAGGATATAGCTGCATTGGAAACACTTGCCCACAGCGAG GTAGAAAAGTTCATGTTGCAGTGGAGCAATGATAAAGAGTTCAGGGAAGATTACGAGAGGAGGATATTGCCATCACTGGACAGCCGGCAGTTGAGCAGGGATGGCCGGATGAGAAATCCTGACGAAAAGCCCATCATAGCTCAGGAGACTCGACAAAGTACAGAAGCCGAGGTGGCTCCAATAAAATCAACTGCAAAGCAGACAAAGGAGGCCGCTGGCCCCATTTCACGAGCGGACTCTGCCTCTACTGAGAAGCTCCGTGACAAGGAGATTGCTAAGGTGACTGAAGTTGATTcgaaagagaagaaagggaaTTTAGAGGATACTGTAAAGAGCCATGATGCTGAGAAAACCCAGAAAGAGTTACCTAAAAAGCCGGAGATTGATGCCGAAACATTGAAACAAATGAAGAGAGACGAGCAGATTGCAAAAAATAAGTTGGCCTTGGAACGGAAGAAGAAGTTGGCTGAGAAATCGGCAGCACAAGCAGCGGCTAAAGCTCAGAAGGAGGTTGAGAAAAGGCAAAAG gaaaaagaaaagagagctAGAAAGAAGGCTGCAGCACAAGCACCTGGTGTATCTGACGAGCTGATTGAAACAGAAGAAAAGAACACTGAAGAGGCAGAAGCTAAGCCTGAGGTGGAAACCCTGGCTCCAGCAAAAGCTAAGGAACTGAAGGAGACTGTTAGGTATAAAAACATCCAAAAGAATCAAAGTCAACTTCCAAAGGTTATACTGAAGAGGAAAAAATCTCATCAGTCTTATTGGAAATGGGTGGCTCCTGCTGCGGCACTTGCTCTGGTGCTTGCCATATTTGCGTACTTATACTTATCGCGGGTGAACTAA
- the LOC109717009 gene encoding VQ motif-containing protein 4-like: protein METHPSPQPTSPNSTSSSSSSCNNNNNNNNKNNNATTPLASKTPTTPISAAAPVILPRLPNMNSKSVDSNPYPTTFIQADTASFKQVVQMLTGSAAAAGKHAVAPSSLPRNAVLPPKRPAFKLYERRSGLRNLKTISPLAPASRNSASGFSPRRRQQQQQQQQPEILSPSVLDFPALALSPVTPLNPDPFNRSPQPNSAAAVADEERAIAEKGFYLHPSPRSAEPPRLLPLFPVTSPRACPASAAATATGSFP from the coding sequence atggAAACTCACCCCTCTCCCCAACCCACTTCCCCGAACTccacttcctcctcctcctcctcctgcaacaacaacaacaacaacaacaacaagaacaacAATGCCACAACACCATTAGCATCAAAGACACCCACAACCCCGATTTCCGCAGCTGCTCCTGTAATCTTACCCAGATTACCAAATATGAATTCGAAATCCGTCGATTCGAATCCGTATCCGACGACCTTCATCCAGGCCGACACCGCGTCCTTCAAACAAGTCGTCCAGATGCTCACCGgctccgccgcggccgccgggAAGCACGCCGTGGCCCCGTCGTCGCTCCCCAGAAACGCCGTCCTGCCGCCGAAGAGGCCGGCTTTCAAGCTCTACGAGCGCCGCAGCGGACTCAGGAACCTCAAAACCATCAGCCCGCTCGCGCCCGCCTCCCGCAACTCCGCCTCCGGCTTCTCCCCCCGCCgccggcagcagcagcagcagcagcagcagccggaGATTTTGTCGCCCAGCGTGCTCGACTTCCCGGCCCTGGCGCTCAGCCCCGTCACGCCGCTGAATCCCGATCCGTTCAATCGGTCGCCGCAGCCCAattcggcggcggcggtggccgaCGAGGAGAGGGCGATCGCGGAGAAGGGCTTTTACTTGCACCCCTCCCCACGGAGCGCGGAGCCGCCGCGGCTGCTGCCGCTGTTCCCGGTGACCTCGCCGAGGGCCTGCCCGGCCTCCGCCGCGGCTACCGCTACAGGATCTTTTCCCTGA
- the LOC109717185 gene encoding protein RALF-like 22, with protein sequence MALRFCFLFLLLSALAFVPSQPKLTDATSVVQWTLSRGSKGCDGFVAGQCADEDEDEQIGAEAAAAAMVRRVLYGNGQRYISYGALKRDQIPCSRRGQSYYNCKRHGKANPYRRGCSMITHCARILH encoded by the coding sequence ATGGCTCTTCGCTTCTGcttcctctttctcctcctaTCAGCTTTAGCTTTTGTCCCGTCCCAGCCGAAGCTGACGGACGCGACCTCCGTAGTCCAATGGACCCTTTCGCGGGGGTCGAAGGGATGCGACGGTTTTGTCGCTGGACAATGCGCGGACGAGGACGAGGATGAGCAAATAGGcgcagaggcggcggcggcagcaatgGTAAGAAGGGTTCTTTATGGGAACGGGCAACGGTACATAAGCTACGGTGCGCTTAAACGAGACCAGATACCGTGCTCGAGGCGCGGGCAATCGTACTACAATTGCAAACGCCACGGTAAGGCCAATCCTTACAGGCGCGGGTGCAGTATGATCACCCATTGCGCGCGGATTCTGCACTAG
- the LOC109716899 gene encoding uncharacterized protein LOC109716899: MAIAAAAAAAAAALPLGGAARFPSRALRRLLSYPRLHQHRYSRGFCDVASAQRQSGDSLLKGIGDRNVAEAVKNVLDVARRASSRREVLHTDFLTPPVVRETMSALEKLADIKAVSQGGYPQAERCRLSVGHPDAMMDNTDIVAALSISGNFGFESCSHGDFLGAILGTGIVRDKVGDILLQGDKGAQILVVPELVEFLTSALEKVGNVPVSCNKIPLLALEYEPPRTKSFRTVEASLRVDALASAGFKISRSKLVDMISNGGVRVNWSPVMKNGATLKTGDVVSVSGKGRLKIGEIATTRKGKYAVELIRYL; encoded by the exons ATGGCCatagccgccgccgccgccgccgccgccgcggctctTCCCCTCGGCGGCGCCGCTCGTTTCCCCTCTAGGGCTCTTCGTCGACTCCTCTCGTACCCTCGTCTCCACCAACACCGCTACTCGCGAG GTTTTTGCGATGTTGCGAGTGCTCAGAGGCAGAGTGGGGACTCCTTGCTCAAAGGGATTGGGGATAGAAATGTAGCAGAGGCCGTAAAGAACGTCCTCGACGTG GCGCGAAGGGCTTCGTCGAGAAGAGAGGTTCTGCACACTGATTTTCTAACACCACCTGTAGTGAGAGAGACTATGTCGGCCCTAGAAAAACTGGCTGATATTAAAGCAGTATCACAGGGTGGCTATCCGCAG gCTGAGCGATGCCGCTTATCAGTTGGACATCCCGACGCTATGATGGATAACACTGATATAGTGGCTGCATTGAG TATCTCAGGGAATTTCGGGTTTGAATCCTGTTCACATGGTGACTTCCTCGGTGCAATTCTTGGAACTGGCATTGTGAGAGACAAGGTTGGAGATATATTATTGCAG GGAGACAAGGGTGCCCAGATCCTTGTTGTTCCCGAGCTCGTTGAATTCCTCACTTCTGCATTGGAGAAG GTTGGGAATGTCCCTGTTTCTTGCAATAAGATACCTTTGCTTGCCTTAGAATATGAGCCACCAAG GACTAAATCATTTAGAACGGTGGAAGCATCGTTAAGGGTTGATGCGTTAGCTAGTGCAGGATTTAAAATATCACGCTCGAAGCTTGTTGATATGATCAG TAATGGTGGTGTGCGAGTGAATTGGTCACCTGTGATGAAAAATGGAGCTACACTTAAGACGGGGGATGTCGTCTCTGTTAGTGGAAAGGGGAGGCTGAAG ATTGGAGAGATCGCAACGACGAGGAAAGGAAAATATGCAGTCGAGTTGATTCGGTATTTGTGA
- the LOC109717184 gene encoding early nodulin-like protein 1: MEPSRSCSVPALLLSLLTLATLMASPSAYVFYVGGRDGWVPNPSESYAAWSSRNRFQVNDTLVFKYNKSVDSVLVVGAAAYGACNVSGPVQRMDTGDDAFRLDRSGPFYFISGSSDRCANGEKLLVVVLAVRNKPPPPSTPAAPVTSRPSPIRYLHRHNFPGTRPPAQLRRRRSPRRLRPLRRRAECGGTPTAPSSGGGGASPPASSSPPSPPSSSASPGLKASGIEIASVVSLLSMVIFLS; the protein is encoded by the exons ATGGAGCCTTCTAGAAGCTGCAGCGTCCCCGCTCTTCTCCTCTCGCTCTTAACCCTAGCGACATTAATGGCGTCTCCGAGCGCCTACGTCTTCTACGTCGGCGGGAGAGACGGGTGGGTTCCGAACCCCTCCGAGAGCTACGCCGCCTGGTCCTCCAGAAACCGCTTCCAAGTCAACGACACCCTCG TGTTCAAGTACAACAAAAGCGTGGACTCGGTGTTGGTGGTGGGCGCGGCGGCGTACGGCGCGTGCAACGTGAGCGGCCCGGTTCAGCGGATGGACACCGGCGACGACGCTTTCCGGCTCGACCGGTCCGGCCCGTTTTACTTCATCAGCGGTTCATCGGACCGGTGCGCGAACGGGGAGAAGCTCCTGGTGGTGGTGTTGGCCGTTCGAAACAAACCGCCGCCGCCGTCAACCCCCGCCGCCCCCGTTACGTCCCGCCCGAGCCCCATCCGTTATCTCCACCGCC ACAACTTCCCAGGAACTCGCCCGCCTGCTCAGCTCCGTCGCCGCCGGTCCCCGCGACGACTCCGACCTCTCCGTCGCAGGGCCGAATGCGGCGGGACTCCGACCGCGCCGTCCTCCGGCGGCGGAGGGGCTTCTCCTCCGGCGTCGTCTTCTCCGCCCTCgccgccctcctcctccgcttcccCTGGTTTGAAAGCATCTGGGATCGAGATTGCATCCGTGGTCTCGTTGCTTAGTATGGTAATCTTTTTGAGCTGA